The window CGGAACCGTTCCTCCCCGACCGGGGCGGTCTCCCCGCCCTCCGTCGCGCCGCAGCCGAGTGCAGGGGCTGCCCCCTGCACAGGGACGCCACCCAGACCGTCTTCGGCGCCGGAGACAAGACCGCCCGCGTCATGCTCGTGGGCGAACAACCCGGCGACCAAGAGGACCGCCAGGGCAAGCCTTTTGTCGGCCCCGCGGGGAAGCTGCTGGACCGCGCCCTGGAGGAAGCCGGCATCGACCCGGCGGACGCCTACGTCACCAACGCCGTCAAGCACTTCAAGTTCACCCAGGCCGAACCCCGCAAGCGCCGCATCCACAAGGCGCCCACCCTGCGCGAGATGACGGCGTGCGGCCCCTGGCTGGCTGCCGAACTGGCCGTCGTGGAGCCAGAGTTGATCGTGCTCCTGGGTGCGAGCGCGGGCAAGGCGCTGCTCGGTTCGTCGTTCCGGGTCGGCGAGGTGCGCGGTGCGCTGCTGGAGCGGGAGATCCACGGCCGGCGGGAGAGGGTGGTGGCGACGGTGCATCCGTCGTCCGTGCTGCGGGCACAGGACGACGCGGACCGGAAGGCGGCGTACGAGGGGCTGGTCTCGGATCTGAGGGTGGCGGCGCGGGCGCTGTCGTAATGGTTACGATGGCACGGTGTCCCTTACTTTTACCCTGGACCCCGCCGTCACTCCCGCCCTGCGTGACGGCCTTCTCGACCTGTGGGCCGACGTCTCCAACGCGGGCGGAGCCGTCGGCTTCGTGCCGCCGGTGACGCGTGAGGCGATACGGCCGGAATTGGTGAAGCACTTCGCGGCGATGGCGGAGGGGCGCACCCGGCTGCTGGTCGGACACGACGACGCGGGCGAGGTGGCCGCGACGGCCTTCTTCACCTTCAACACGCACCGGCTGATGACGCACTGGACCTGGCTGTACACGGTGATGGTGCACCCCCGGCATCAGGGCAAGGGCTACGGCCGCGACCTGCTGACGGCCGCCGAGCAGGCCGCCCGCACCATCGACGGCATCGAGGCGATCCGGCTCACCTGCCGGGGCGGCCTCGGCCTGGAACGCTTCTACGGCTCCTGCGGCTACAAGGAGGTCGGCCGGATCCCGGGCGCCATCAGGGTCGCGCCGGGTGACGACCGAGACGACGTGATCATGCTGCTGCCGCTCGGCTGACCCCTCCTGTCCACCCGCCGACCCCCCTGCAAGATCGGGGGCTGCGCGTGCTTCACTGGACAGTGGCCCTTTTTGGAATCGGAAGAGTGGATTGAGATGCTCCGCTACACACTGATGCGCCTCGGAATCTTCGTGGGCTGCCTCGTGGTCGTCTGGGGTCTCGTCTACTCCGGCCTCGCTCCGCGCGGCCTCGGCGACTCCAACGGCATGTGGATCATCCTGCTCGCCCTGGTGATCTCGGCCCCCATCAGCTTCGTCGTGCTGCGCAAGGAGCGCGACCGCGCCTCCGTGCGGATCGTCCAGAAGGTCGACCGTGCGAAGGCCAACCTGGAGGCCAACCGCAGCCAGGAGGACGCCGTGCTCGACGAGGCGGCTCGGGCGCAGGGCCAGGCTTCTTCCCAGGCCTAGTAGGGCCCCCGTACGGTCTCTTCCGACCCGACAGTGATACCGATGGGTAACTGATACCGATGGGTAACTGTGCGGGTCACCCCCTTACCTTTGTCCGGATCATGATGTGGGATGACTGGAACCACATCGGGGTGACCGGTGTATGAGCAGTAGGACCCGCATCCAACGGGCAAGGGAATACAAGGGGGAACCGTGGCACGAGCGCGCGCCAAGCAGGGCGCACGACGCGTGGCCGAGGCCGTCGCATCCGGCACCGACCCGCGGACGGCCGCGCAGGAGGAACTGCAGCGGCAGATCGGCGGACGCGGGACACGCACGGACGGCGGCGAGGGCTACGACGCGCAGGGCCAGGGCATCGACCCGGCCGACTTCCCGGCCGCCCGCGAACAGGGTGGCTCCACCGCCACCGTCATGCGCCAGAAGACCGTGCCGCTGGACGAGGCCGGGGAGGCGCTCGGCCGTAGCGAGCAGGTGCGCGAGGGCACCGAGATGGTGCACGCCATCTGCCCGATGGTGATCCCCAAGGGCCGCTCGATCTTCTCCATGCTGCCGGTGCTGATGCTGTTCGTGCTGAGCGTGGTGGGCGCGGCCATCGTGGGGGCGTCCGGTGCCGACGTGCTGACCAACCCGCTGTTCGGCGTGCACTCCTGGCTCATCTCCTTGCTCGCCGTCGCCTTCGTGTGGTGGCGCCAGGGCATGGTCATGGTGCCGGACGGCTGCCAGGCGATGATCACCCGGTTCGGCAAGCTGGAGAAGGTCGTCGGCCCGGGCCGGATCGTGCTGCTGAGCCCGTGGAAGCGGGTGTCGTACATCGTCAACACCACGATCGAGTACCCGTTCAACGCGCCGGTGCGCGAGGCACCGACCAAGGGCGGCGTGAAGGCGTCGATCGACCTGTTCATCCAGTTCCGGATCAGCGACCCGACCGAGTTCGTCTACACGCTGGGCGCGGTCCGCGGCTTCGAGGAGAAGCTGAGCAACGCGGTGAGCGAGACGATCCGCACCCTCGTCTACGAGCAGGAAGCCGCCGGCATCTACGACATGGTCGGCGAGGACACCGGCCGGCTGCTGGACCTGCTCAACCAGCAGTTCCGCCCGGCCGTCGAGCTGACCAACGCCAACATCACCCACGCCGAGCCCTCCGACCAGCGCTACCGCATGGACCTGGCGGCGCCCGAGATGGTGCGGGTGGCCAAGGAGGCGTACACGCACGAGTACGCGCTCCAGCTCCGCAAGGAGCAGGACGAGGGCGACCTCACCCGTGAACTCGCCTCCAGCCACGAGACGCTCTCCGCGATCCAGGCCGACATCGCCCAGTACCAGGCACAGATGGACACCGCCGTGGAGCGCGAGACCAACCGCGCCCAGGCGCTCGCCCGGCAACGCTACGTCCAGGCCGAGTCGGAGGCGAAGGCGAACGCGGCCCTCCTGGAGGCGCAGGCCCTGGACATCCGCGCGGTGACCGCGGCGGAGGCGCCGGAGATCCTGGAGTACCGCTACCAGCAGCAGGTGCTGGACACGCTGGAGCAGGTCGCCGACCATCTGCCGCGGCTGGTGCGCATCGGCGGCACGGCGGACGCGGGCATCGACTTCCTGGAGCTGGCCCGCGAGTTGGTCGGCGAGCGGGGCACGGAACTGTTCACCGAGGAGGACACGGCCGCCGTACGGGCGCGTCTCGCCCAGGTGTCCGAGCGGATCGCCGCGCGCGAGGCGGAGATCGGTGCGCTGCTGGCCGCCGACCGGCCGACGGTGCTGCAAGTACCCGACCAGCCCGAATCGACCGACAGCTCCGACAGCTCCGACAGCTCCGGCAGCGTCGGCAGCTCCGACGTCTCCGAGGAGGCCGCCCAGTGAGCACCGCCCGTTCCTCCCACCGCCGGTCGGTCATCTCCGAGAAGGTCGCCCCCTGGAGCGACATCGCGCGACTGCTGCGCGGCGGCGAGGCCGACACCCTGATCCCGGTCATCATCCCCCGCCACCGGCGCCGCCTGTGGTGGATGCTGCCGCTGTGGCTCGGTGTCTACGCCCTGTTCATGGGCGTGATGCTGACGCTGGGCGCGGCGGACTCCGAGTCGACCGCCGGGGACCTCGCCTACAGCACCCTCGCCACCCTCTCCTACGTCGGCGGCGTCGTGCTCCTGCTGATCGGCGCGCTGTGGTGGTGGCGCTCCTCGATCGTCGAGATCGAGCAGGGCACCAACGGCGTGCTGACCCGCTACGGCGCCGTCGTCCGCACCCTGGACGCCGGCCGCCACTACCTGTGGCACCCGTGGTCCCGGGTCGACTTCGTCGTCGACACGGCCACCGAAATCCCGTACTCGGCACCGGTGATGGCCTGCCCCACGCAGGAGAACGTCCCCCTGCGCTCCATCGAGTTCTTCCTGAAGTTCCGCATCACCGACGCCGTGCTGTTCGTCCGCACCATCGGCGCGGGCAACTTCGACCTGGTGCTCTCCAGCGCCGTACAGGACGCGATCCGGCAGCGGGCACGGAAGATGCGCACCGAGCGGGCGTACGACCTGCGCGGCTCGGACGTGGCCGACATGCAGGAGCTGCTCAACCGCCAGCTGTCCGGCTACGGCGTGCGTATCACCGGCTCCAACATCCCCGACGTGCAGCTGCCGACGCAGTACCAGCAGCACCTGGCCACCCGGGAGCGGGTCGCCAAGGAGCGCACGGCGTACGAGCAGGAGTGGGGGCTGATCCGCAAGCGCCGTATCGACCAGCTGGGCATGGACATCGAGCGCGCCAAGAAGGTGCGGGACGCCCGGATCGTCGAGGTCAAGGCCGCGCTGAACCGGGCTCGCGAGGAGGTCGCGCAGCTGCTGGAGGAGCAGGAGACCAACGCCCAGCGTGTGCGGTTCGAGATCGAGACGCGGGGCCGCAGCGGTCTGATCGCAGCCGAGAACGAGGCCCGCGCCCAGCGCGCCCTCGCCACGGCCTACCGCGACAACCGCGCCGTCCTGCAGTACGAACTCGCCTGTCGCCGCCTGGAGGTGGGCGCGAAGCTCGCCGGCAAGGCACCGCAGCCGGTGGTCGTACGGACCGACGGCACGAGCGCCGACACCTCGGCCCTGTCCACCCTCCTCACCGCGCAGCTGCTGCCCCGGCTGACGGCCCTGCCGTCGGTCGACGGGCGGCAGTGGGCCAACCAGTTGGCGCGATTCCAGGACGACGGGAGTGGCGAGGAGTAGGACAGCGTGGTCGCGGGCCGGGTGGGATCTCCCTCCCGGCCCGTAGGCTGATGGGCATGGGTGCCGTGAAGACCAAGCGGATGCCGCGGGCCGTCCGTGAGCAGCAGATGCTGGACGCCGCTGTGCGGACCTTCGGCCAGCGTGGGTACATGGCCGCGTCGATGGACGAGATCGCCGAACTCGCGGGCGTCTCCAAGCCGTTGGTGTACCTCTACCTCAACTCGAAGGAAGACCTGTTCACGGCCTGCATCCGGCGCGAGGCGGCCGCGCTCACCGAGGCCGTCCGTGCCGGCGTCCGGCGCGAGGCGCCCGCCGACCGCCAACTCTGGGAAGGCCTCGGCGCGTTCTTCACGCACACCGCGCAGAACCCGGACGGCTGGTCCGTCCTGCACCTCCAGGCCCGCACCCATGGCGAGCCGTTCGCCGCCGAGGTCGCCGCGATGCGCGCGGAGATCGTCGCGTTCGTGACACAGCTGATCCTCGCGGCGGCCCGGGAGGCGCATCGCGACCCCGACCTCCCCGAGAGCGAGGTCGCCGGCCTCGCCGAGGCCCTGGTCGGCGCCGCCGAATCGCTTGCCGCCTGGGCCAACGCCACGCCGGGCGTGACGGCGAGACAGGCGGCGGCCACCTTGATGAACTTCGCGTGGGCGGGCCTCGGCAACCTCATGGACGGCCGGCGCTGGTCACCGCCGGGCGCCCTTCACGAGGCGAGCGGATAGACCTCCCCGGCCAGGTGGACGCGCTCCGACTCCCGGCTTCGCGCGAGCGGGGGCACCCCCGTCCCGCCGCCCCGCAGCTCGAACCGCCCGCCCTGTGCCGCGTACGTCACCGTCCCCGGCAGCAGCACCGGCGCCTTGAACTCCGCCCGGACCAGCACCGCCTCCGGTGTGCCGTGCGCGGCGAGGCAGCGGGCCACCGTCCACATGCCGTGCACGATGGCCCGGGGGAAGCCGAACAGGCGGGCGGTGAGCGGGTGGAGGTGGATGGGGTTCCGGTCGCCGGAAGCGGCACCGTAGCGCCGCCCGACGTCGGAGGCGAGCCGCCATCCGTCGACGGCGGGCAGGGGCTTGCGCTCCTCCCGCACGTCCTTCAGCCCGTCCTTCAGCCCGTCCTTCTGTACGTCCTTCACCGGCGGTGCCGCCTGACGGCCGTCGGTGCGGTGCCGGGCCAGATACGTGCTCCTGGACTCCCACACGACCTGCCCGCCCGACCGCACCGAGGTGACCACGCCGGCCTCCGTGCCCCGTCGATGGGGCGCCAACTCGTCCACGTACACGGCGAGTTCGTACTCCCCGGTGGCCGTCAGTGCCGTGTGCCGGGTGATCTCGATCGACGTATGGACGAGTCCGAGCAGCGGCAGCGGAAAGTCCCGGCCGCTCATCAGCCGCATGGCGAGCGGGAAGCCCAGCACATGCGGATACGTCACCGGCAGCGAGTCGTCGCCGGTCGGGAAGCCGCACACCCGCTCGTATGCGGCGAGCCGCGTCAGGTCGATGCGTACACCGGGCAGTTCGAGCCGGGTGCGCGGGTAGTCGGCGTCCGGGCGGGGCCGCTTGAAGGGGGACAGGAGCGCGCCCCGTGCGAGGAGGGGGCCGAGCGCCGGGGAACTGGTCAGGGTGGTCTGCATCAGGCCCCCAGCAGGCTCTGGCCGCACACCCGGACGACCTGCCCGTTGACCGCGCCCGACCCCGGATGCGCCAGCCACGCCGTGGTCTCGGCGACATCGATGGGCAGCCCCCCTTGCGCGAGGGAGTTCATGCGGCGGCCGGCCTCACGGATGAACAGCGGAACCGCGGCGGTCATCTTCGTCTCGATGAAGCCGGGCGCGACCGCGTTGAGAGTCACCCCGTGCTCGGCGAGCGCGCGCGGCGCGAGGGAGCGGACCAGGCCGACGATGCCCGCCTTGCTCGCCCCGTAGTTGGTCTGTCCGGCGTTCCCGGCCAGCCCCGCGATCGACGCCGTCGCCACGATCCGGCCGCCCCGCCTGAGCGTCCCGCTCGCCAGCAGCGCGTCCGTCGTGCGCAGCACGCTCGCCAGATTGATGTCGAGCACCGAACTCCAGCGCTCGGCGGGCATGTTGACCAGCCGCCGGTCGCGTGTGATGCCGGCGTTGTGGATCAGGACGTCCAGTCCGTCGGGCAGCGCGGCCGCGATGCGCTCGCCCGCGTCGGGGGCGGTGATGTCGAGCGCGAGGGCGGTGCCGCCGAGCCGGTCGGCCACGCGCCGCGCGTCCTGTTCGGCCTGCGGTACGTCGAGTACGACGACCCGGGCGCCGTCCCTGGCCAGCGTCTCGGCGACCGCCTCGCCGATGCCGCGCGAGCCGCCGGTGACGAGGGCGGTGCGGCCGGTGAGGGGGCGGCCGGGGTCAGGGAGGGGGCGGTCGGGGTCGGCGGGCGCCCCGCTCTCGTCGTAGGCACCGACCTCGATCACCTGGCCGCTGACGTACGCCGACTTGGGGGAGAGGAGGAAACGCAGGGTCGACTCGGCGGCGCGGGCGTCGGTCAGCCGTACGAGATTCACGGTCCGGCCCAGCCCGATCTCCTTGCCGAGCGAGCGCGTGAAGCCCTCCAGGGCGTGCTGGGCGGCGGCCTGGTGATGATCGGCGGCGTCGAGGGGCGCGCCGAGGACGACGATCCGGCCGCTCGCGGCGACCGACCGTACGACGGGGTGGAGGGCCGCGTGCACCTCGGCGAGCGTCTCGACGTCCCGGACTCCCGTGGCGTCCAGGAGAAGGGCGGCGGGCTTCTCGGAGGAGGCCGTCAGGTCGAGGCCCGCGTCCGTCAGCTCCAGGTCCGACTTGCCGGCCGTGAGGAGCAGCCGGTCACCCTCCAGGGCGGGCCGCTCCGGTGACCAGCGTTTCAGCGGTGCGGGTTGTGGCAACCCCAGACGGCGGGTGAGGAAGCGGCCGGGCGCGGTGCCGGTGAAGCTCAGATAGCGGTCGGCCATGTCAGTCCCACTCCCAGTGCGCTCCGTGCTGACTCCGGAGTAAGGTTACCCGAGGTAAGGCATGGTGGACGTGAGGAGTGGGTGGAGATGAGTCCCGTGAAACCACCGGCGGTCCGGCGCGTGGCGATCATCGGGGGCACCCGCATCCCGTTCGCCCGCTCCGACGGCCCGGACGCCACCGCCTCCAACCAGGACATGCTCACGGCCGTGGTCGACGGCCTGGTCGAGCGGTACGGGCTCGGCGATGCGGGCGCGGTCGGCGAGGTGGTCGCCGGGGCCGTGCTCAAGCACAGCCGGGACTTCAATCTTGCCCGCGAGACCGTCCTCGGTTCGAAGCTGGACCCGCGCACGCCCGCGTACGACATCCAGCAGGCCTGCGGCACCGGCCTCCAGGCCGTCATCGCCGCCGCCAACAAGATCGCGCTCGGCCAGACCGAGTCGGCGATCGCGGGCGGCGCCGACACGACGAGCGACGCGCCCCTCGGCGTCAACGACGAGCTGCGCCGCATCCTGCTTCAGGCCCGGCGGGCCAAGTCCCTCGGCGGGCGGCTCAAGGCGCTGACCCGCGTACGGCCCAGCCACCTCGTCCCCGACATCCCCCGCAACGCCGAGCCCCGCACGAAGCGCTCCATGGGTGAGCACGCCGCCGTCACCGCCCGGGCCTGGGGTTTGAGGCCCTGGCGTCAGACTCCCGCCTGCTCGGCGGCGTCTGGCACGCGCGCTCGCCGCGTTGCCGAAACGCCCACGTGGCTCCGCCACGAGGGCGCTCCGGCGCCTTGCGATCGCACGCACCAGACGCCGCCGAGCCCGCCCTCCGGGCGGACGGCGGGAGTCTGACGCCAGGACCTCTCCCGCGAGGCCCAGGACGAGCTGGCGGCGACGAGCCACCAGCGGCTGGCGGCGGCGTACGAACGCGGCTTCTTCGAGGATCTGGTCGTGCCCTTCCGGGGTCTGGACCGTGACCAGAACCTGCGGCCCGGTTCGACGCCGGAGAAACTCGCCGCGCTGAAGCCGGTGTTCGGCCTCGACCAGCCCGACCCGACCATGACGGCGGGCAATTCGACGCCGCTCACGGACGGGGCGGCGGTGGTGCTGCTGGCGAGCGAGGAGTGGGCGGCCCGCCGGGGCCTGGAACCCCTGGCGTACCTCAGCGCGTATGAGACGGCGGCCGTGGACTTCGTGCGGGGCGATGTGGCGGGCGATGCGGCGGGTGGCGGGGACGGGCTGCTGATGGCACCGGCGTAC of the Streptomyces sp. T12 genome contains:
- a CDS encoding DUF4229 domain-containing protein, whose translation is MLRYTLMRLGIFVGCLVVVWGLVYSGLAPRGLGDSNGMWIILLALVISAPISFVVLRKERDRASVRIVQKVDRAKANLEANRSQEDAVLDEAARAQGQASSQA
- a CDS encoding SPFH domain-containing protein, which gives rise to MSTARSSHRRSVISEKVAPWSDIARLLRGGEADTLIPVIIPRHRRRLWWMLPLWLGVYALFMGVMLTLGAADSESTAGDLAYSTLATLSYVGGVVLLLIGALWWWRSSIVEIEQGTNGVLTRYGAVVRTLDAGRHYLWHPWSRVDFVVDTATEIPYSAPVMACPTQENVPLRSIEFFLKFRITDAVLFVRTIGAGNFDLVLSSAVQDAIRQRARKMRTERAYDLRGSDVADMQELLNRQLSGYGVRITGSNIPDVQLPTQYQQHLATRERVAKERTAYEQEWGLIRKRRIDQLGMDIERAKKVRDARIVEVKAALNRAREEVAQLLEEQETNAQRVRFEIETRGRSGLIAAENEARAQRALATAYRDNRAVLQYELACRRLEVGAKLAGKAPQPVVVRTDGTSADTSALSTLLTAQLLPRLTALPSVDGRQWANQLARFQDDGSGEE
- a CDS encoding MaoC/PaaZ C-terminal domain-containing protein → MQTTLTSSPALGPLLARGALLSPFKRPRPDADYPRTRLELPGVRIDLTRLAAYERVCGFPTGDDSLPVTYPHVLGFPLAMRLMSGRDFPLPLLGLVHTSIEITRHTALTATGEYELAVYVDELAPHRRGTEAGVVTSVRSGGQVVWESRSTYLARHRTDGRQAAPPVKDVQKDGLKDGLKDVREERKPLPAVDGWRLASDVGRRYGAASGDRNPIHLHPLTARLFGFPRAIVHGMWTVARCLAAHGTPEAVLVRAEFKAPVLLPGTVTYAAQGGRFELRGGGTGVPPLARSRESERVHLAGEVYPLAS
- a CDS encoding UdgX family uracil-DNA binding protein (This protein belongs to the uracil DNA glycosylase superfamily, members of which act in excision repair of DNA. However, it belongs more specifically to UdgX branch, whose founding member was found to bind uracil in DNA (where it does not belong), without cleaving it, appears to promote DNA repair by a pathway involving RecA, rather than base excision.) translates to MVSTKAPEDAYTAEPFLPDRGGLPALRRAAAECRGCPLHRDATQTVFGAGDKTARVMLVGEQPGDQEDRQGKPFVGPAGKLLDRALEEAGIDPADAYVTNAVKHFKFTQAEPRKRRIHKAPTLREMTACGPWLAAELAVVEPELIVLLGASAGKALLGSSFRVGEVRGALLEREIHGRRERVVATVHPSSVLRAQDDADRKAAYEGLVSDLRVAARALS
- a CDS encoding TetR/AcrR family transcriptional regulator, producing MGAVKTKRMPRAVREQQMLDAAVRTFGQRGYMAASMDEIAELAGVSKPLVYLYLNSKEDLFTACIRREAAALTEAVRAGVRREAPADRQLWEGLGAFFTHTAQNPDGWSVLHLQARTHGEPFAAEVAAMRAEIVAFVTQLILAAAREAHRDPDLPESEVAGLAEALVGAAESLAAWANATPGVTARQAAATLMNFAWAGLGNLMDGRRWSPPGALHEASG
- a CDS encoding 3-oxoacyl-ACP reductase — its product is MADRYLSFTGTAPGRFLTRRLGLPQPAPLKRWSPERPALEGDRLLLTAGKSDLELTDAGLDLTASSEKPAALLLDATGVRDVETLAEVHAALHPVVRSVAASGRIVVLGAPLDAADHHQAAAQHALEGFTRSLGKEIGLGRTVNLVRLTDARAAESTLRFLLSPKSAYVSGQVIEVGAYDESGAPADPDRPLPDPGRPLTGRTALVTGGSRGIGEAVAETLARDGARVVVLDVPQAEQDARRVADRLGGTALALDITAPDAGERIAAALPDGLDVLIHNAGITRDRRLVNMPAERWSSVLDINLASVLRTTDALLASGTLRRGGRIVATASIAGLAGNAGQTNYGASKAGIVGLVRSLAPRALAEHGVTLNAVAPGFIETKMTAAVPLFIREAGRRMNSLAQGGLPIDVAETTAWLAHPGSGAVNGQVVRVCGQSLLGA
- a CDS encoding SPFH domain-containing protein translates to MARARAKQGARRVAEAVASGTDPRTAAQEELQRQIGGRGTRTDGGEGYDAQGQGIDPADFPAAREQGGSTATVMRQKTVPLDEAGEALGRSEQVREGTEMVHAICPMVIPKGRSIFSMLPVLMLFVLSVVGAAIVGASGADVLTNPLFGVHSWLISLLAVAFVWWRQGMVMVPDGCQAMITRFGKLEKVVGPGRIVLLSPWKRVSYIVNTTIEYPFNAPVREAPTKGGVKASIDLFIQFRISDPTEFVYTLGAVRGFEEKLSNAVSETIRTLVYEQEAAGIYDMVGEDTGRLLDLLNQQFRPAVELTNANITHAEPSDQRYRMDLAAPEMVRVAKEAYTHEYALQLRKEQDEGDLTRELASSHETLSAIQADIAQYQAQMDTAVERETNRAQALARQRYVQAESEAKANAALLEAQALDIRAVTAAEAPEILEYRYQQQVLDTLEQVADHLPRLVRIGGTADAGIDFLELARELVGERGTELFTEEDTAAVRARLAQVSERIAAREAEIGALLAADRPTVLQVPDQPESTDSSDSSDSSGSVGSSDVSEEAAQ
- a CDS encoding GNAT family N-acetyltransferase; protein product: MSLTFTLDPAVTPALRDGLLDLWADVSNAGGAVGFVPPVTREAIRPELVKHFAAMAEGRTRLLVGHDDAGEVAATAFFTFNTHRLMTHWTWLYTVMVHPRHQGKGYGRDLLTAAEQAARTIDGIEAIRLTCRGGLGLERFYGSCGYKEVGRIPGAIRVAPGDDRDDVIMLLPLG